The window GACCACCGTCTCGGCGGAGAAATGCCCCGCGCGGATGCCATCGGCGATTTCGGTTGCCGGCAGATCGAGCGGATGGGGGTGAGAAACTGTCTGCATGGCGGCAAACTCCGTGCTAGGTCTTGGCTTCAGGGAACGGGGACGGATCGTGGCAGACGGCGCGGCAGCCTATATAGACCAATGGAATGCCGGCCTTGCCGCGGCGGTGGCGACCCTTGGCGAAGCGGGTTTCCCCGCGGCACTGGAACAGGCGCTGCGCCATCTCGTCCCCTTCGAAATGATGAACGGCTTTGCCTATGCGGCGGGCGGCAAGGCCTTCGACCTCGACAACGCACGCATCGTCGGCGACCGGACCACCATCGTCGACCACTATCTTGCCGGCGCCTATATCCTCGATCCGTTCTATGACGCGGTGCGCAACAGCCCGACGGGCGGCATCCTGATCATGCGGCGGCTTGCTCCCGACCGCTTCGCCGAAACGGAATATTACCGCCGCCACTACCAGGCGACGGGCATTGTCGACGAGGTCGGCTTCATTCTGAAACTGCCGCATGCCGATGCGGTCCTTTCGCTGTCGCGCATCGGGGACGTGCCGGCGTTTTCCCGGCGCGATATTGCCCGGCTGGAAAGCGCCGCCCCGGTGGTGCGGGCACTTTGCCAACGACACTGGCATGACCGCTTCAGCCCGCCGGATGTCGAGGAAAAGGCGGCGGCGGCGATCAGCCATCCGCTGCTGTCGAAACGGGAACTGGAGATCGTGACCCTGATCCTGAAGGGTCACTCCACCTATTCCATCGCCGCCACGCTCGCCCTTTCGCCGAACACCGTGAAGGTCCACCGCCGCCAGGCCTATGCCAAGCTCACCATTTCCAGCCAGGCGGAACTCTTCCATCTCTTCCTCAGCCGGCGCTGATCATTCGGCGAACTCCACCTCCGGCGGGGCAAGCTGGAAGAAGCGCGTGAGATAGGCAAGGTAGCCGATGCCGATGACAAGCCAGAGGATACCGAGCACCTTGGCATGGCTGTCGAGGTTCCACAGCAGGAACAGGTCGCACAGGGCGCCAGCCGCCGGAACGATCAGCCCGAGCACCGGACCGAGCGGCCGCACGACCGCATGGCTCTTGAGATAAAGCGCCATCACCGAGACGTTCACGGCGGTGAAGGCGAGGAAGGCGCCGAAATTGATGAAGGACGTCGAGGTGGTGATGTCGAGCGTCAGCGCGAGCAGGCCGACGATGCCGACGAAGATCAGGTTGAGCACGGGCGTGCGCCATTTCTCGTGCAGCTTGCCGAAGATGCCGGCGGGCAGCACGCCGTCGCGTCCCATGGCAAAAAGCAGCCGGCCGACGCTCGCCTGCGCGGCAAGGCCCGAGGTGAACTGCGCCACCACAAGCGTTGCAAGGAACACCGTGACGAAGAGGTCTCCGCCGATCATCAGGGCGATTTCCGATGCGGCGGAATCGACCGAGGCGAAGGTGCCGCCCGGATGGGCAAGCTGCGTGACATAGGCCGAACCCGTGAAGATGAGGCCGCCGATGACGGCGATGATCATGATCGCCTTCGGCATGGTGCGGGTCGGCTCGCGCGTTTCTTCCGTCAAGGTCGAGACGGCGTCGAAGCCGAGGAACGAATAGGCCGCGATGGCGGCGCCGGCGATGGAAGCGCCGAACGGCACCCCGGTCTCGAAGAACGGCCGGACCGAGACAAGCCCGCCGGGACCGTTCAAGGCCATGACGTAGCGTGCTGCGAGCGCGACGAAGGCGATCAGCACCGAAAGCTGCACCAGCATGAGCACGACGTTGACGCGGTTGGCAAAGGCAATGCCGACGACGTTGACGGCCGTCGTCAGCACGATGAAGCCGACGATCCACATCCAGGCCGGCACGGCCGGAAAGGCCGCGGTGAGATAGGCCGCGCCGATCAGCCAGATCACCATCGGCAGGAAGAAATAGTCGAGCAGCACCGCCCAGCCGACGAGAAAGCCGACACCGGAATTGAGGGATCTGCGGGCATAGGTATAGGCGGAACCGGCGACCGGATAGACTTTCGCCATGACGCCGTAACTTGCCGCCGTCAGGAAAATCGCCAGCGCCGCGATGAAATAGGCCATCGCCGTCGTGCCCTGGCTCACCGATGCCAGGGCGCCGAACGTGCCGAACACGATCATCGGCGTCATATAGGCAAGGCCAAACAGAACGACGGACCACAGGCCGAGCGTCCGGTCGAGTTTGATTGTTTGTGTCATGTTCCCCTCCTCCAGGTCTTGGGGTGAAAGGTCGGGGAAGTCGCGGGCAAAGCCAATAACCCCAGGGTGTTATGCCGCCCGACGACAGGCCTGTGCCCGGCCCCGCCGTTTCCGGTTCGAAGAGAAGAACCGGAGTTTGGCGACCGCCGCGCTCCGATATCCCTCTCGCAGGTCATCGAACGGTTTCGATGCCCGCCCGACTGGAAGAGAGGATTTCTCCATGAGCAAAGAAGAAGACAACAAGGCCGTCGTCGTTCGCTGGTTCACCGAATTCTGGGGCAAGACCGTCAATCTCGCCGTCGTCGACAAGATCGCCCATCCCGATATGCTGCTGCACTATTCCCTGCACGAACCGCGTCGCGGCCGCGAGGACATCAAGGCCTTCATGACCGATTTCCGCGCCGCCTTTCCCGACCTCAACTTCTGGGGCACGGCGGACCTGATCGCCGAGGGCGACCATGTCGTCGGCCAGTGGGAAGGCGGCGGCACGCATACCGGTGCGGGCTGGGACGATCTCCTGCCCGGCTACGATGCGCTTCCTGCCGCGACCGGCCGCAAAATGCACTTCACCGGCAAGACCGTGCTGAAGGTGGTCGACGGCATGATCGTCGAGGAGCACGGCCTCGACGACGGCCTGACGGCGATGATGCAGCTTGGGCTGATCCGCAAGGCCTGACGAAGGGGCGCCCGCCCGCCGGGCTCCATGCAACATTGCGAGAGAACGGGAGGCGCGCACGGATCCGGTGCGGGCCTCCCCGCTTCTGCCGCGCAGCAAAGCCGGGCCAGCGCAAGAACCGGGTGGTTTTCGTTCGATTTGAGAGCAAGGATCGGAGTGTGGCCGGCGCCGATCGGCGGC of the Roseateles sp. XES5 genome contains:
- a CDS encoding LuxR C-terminal-related transcriptional regulator, with amino-acid sequence MADGAAAYIDQWNAGLAAAVATLGEAGFPAALEQALRHLVPFEMMNGFAYAAGGKAFDLDNARIVGDRTTIVDHYLAGAYILDPFYDAVRNSPTGGILIMRRLAPDRFAETEYYRRHYQATGIVDEVGFILKLPHADAVLSLSRIGDVPAFSRRDIARLESAAPVVRALCQRHWHDRFSPPDVEEKAAAAISHPLLSKRELEIVTLILKGHSTYSIAATLALSPNTVKVHRRQAYAKLTISSQAELFHLFLSRR
- a CDS encoding APC family permease translates to MTQTIKLDRTLGLWSVVLFGLAYMTPMIVFGTFGALASVSQGTTAMAYFIAALAIFLTAASYGVMAKVYPVAGSAYTYARRSLNSGVGFLVGWAVLLDYFFLPMVIWLIGAAYLTAAFPAVPAWMWIVGFIVLTTAVNVVGIAFANRVNVVLMLVQLSVLIAFVALAARYVMALNGPGGLVSVRPFFETGVPFGASIAGAAIAAYSFLGFDAVSTLTEETREPTRTMPKAIMIIAVIGGLIFTGSAYVTQLAHPGGTFASVDSAASEIALMIGGDLFVTVFLATLVVAQFTSGLAAQASVGRLLFAMGRDGVLPAGIFGKLHEKWRTPVLNLIFVGIVGLLALTLDITTSTSFINFGAFLAFTAVNVSVMALYLKSHAVVRPLGPVLGLIVPAAGALCDLFLLWNLDSHAKVLGILWLVIGIGYLAYLTRFFQLAPPEVEFAE
- a CDS encoding ester cyclase; this translates as MSKEEDNKAVVVRWFTEFWGKTVNLAVVDKIAHPDMLLHYSLHEPRRGREDIKAFMTDFRAAFPDLNFWGTADLIAEGDHVVGQWEGGGTHTGAGWDDLLPGYDALPAATGRKMHFTGKTVLKVVDGMIVEEHGLDDGLTAMMQLGLIRKA